The DNA window ATCTCCAATGGTCCGGGTGACCCAACCCAGTGTCACACAACGATTCATAACCTCCAAAAAGCTCTCACCCAAACAAAACCTATTTTTGGTATTTGTCTGGGGTCGCAAATTATGGCCCTCGCCGCGGGAGCCAAAACGTATAAACTCAAATACGGACATCGTGGTCAGAATCAACCTTGTCTTGACACAACAACAAATCGTTGCTACATCACCTCGCAAAATCATGGCTACGCTGTTGATGAAAACACACTCTCTACCGACTGGGAACCATTCTTAACAAATGCTAATGATGGCAGTAACGAGGGCATACGCCATAAAACAAAGCCCTTCTTTGCTGTTCAGTTTCATCCAGAAGCAGCTCCTGGACCAACAGATACACAATTCTACTTTGACGAATTTATTGAGATGATTCAGAAGGTGAAGAAATAAAATGAATAACTCAATGAATAAAACTCATAAAATGCCTTCTGCGCAACGAAACTCTTCCATTCGTAAAGTTCTTCTGCTTGGTTCAGGTGGATTAAAAATTGGACAAGCAGGCGAATTTGATTACTCAGGTTCTCAAGCAATTAAAGCTCTTAAAGAGGAAGGTATTGAAGTCATTTTAATCAATCCCAATATTGCTACCATTCAAACCAGTCAGGGCATGGCAGACAAAACGTACTTTCTTCCTCTCACAATCGAGTTCATTGAAGAAGTAATCAAGAAAGAACGACCCGACTCACTGCTCCTCTCATTTGGTGGTCAAACAGCACTCAACTGCGGGGTTGAACTCTACACCAAAGGAATTCTCGAAAAATATCATGTTACAGTATTGGGAACACCCGTTGAAACAATTATGGTAACAGAAGACCGTGATCTTTTTGTAAAGAAACTCAATGAGATCGGTGTTAAAAGTCCACGTAGTCTTGCTGTCTCATCCGTTGATACTGCAATTCTTGCAGCCCAAAACATTGGTTATCCTGTAATGGTGCGCGCAGCCTACGCACTAGGAGGCATGGGGTCTGGTATCTGTCGTAATGAAGATGAGCTTATAACTCGTTGCCAAAATTCATTTGCCCAAAGTCCTCAAGTGCTCATAGAAGAATGGCTTGGTGGCTGGAAAGAAATCGAATATGAAGTAGTTCGTGACAATGCAAACAATTGCATCACTGTTTGCAATATGGAAAATCTAGATCCGTTAGGGATTCATACGGGAGAAAGTATTGTTGTAGCCCCCTCTCAAACTCTTACCAATACAGAGTATCATCTGTTGCGTGAAGTCGCATTAAAAGTAATTCGTCATCTTGGTATCGTGGGTGAATGTAATATTCAATATGCCCTTGATCCCTATTCACAACAATACCGTGTCATTGAAGTTAATGCCCGCTTAAGTAGAAGTTCTGCGCTTGCCTCAAAAGCGACCGGCTATCCCCTAGCCTATGTTGCAGCAAAATTAGCTATAGGGTACACTCTCCCACAAATCACGAATCGTATTACACAAAAAACACAATCTTGTTTTGAACCTGCGTTGGATTATATCGTTGTTAAAATTCCCCGTTGGGATCTGCAAAAGTTTGAGAACGTCGATACCCGTATTGGAACTGAAATGAAATCTGTCGGCGAGGTTATGGCCATTGGTCGTTCTTTTCCCGAGGCACTGCAAAAAGCGCTGCGCATGTTAGGAACAGGATTAGAAGGTATCGTTGCCAATTCATATTCCACTTCCAATATTCTCGTTGAACTAGAAAACCCTACTGATAAACGCATCCTTGCTGTAGCTCAAGCATTAGAAGAAGGATGGGGTATCGAACGTGTACATGAACTAACCAAAATTGATTGTTGGTTTTTAGAAAAAATACACTCAATAGTTTCGATCAAAAAAAATCTTACGTTTTCATATCCTCTCAATAGCGATTTTTCCGAGATTCTCTTAGAAGCAAAACGTCATGGTTTTTCCGATACACAAATTGCCACAATTTTGGGATTAACACCACTGGTAGTTCGAACACTTCGTAAATCGTATAATATTCTTCCTGTTGTTAAACAAATAGATACTCTTGCTGCCGAATTTCCGTCATCAACAAACTACCTTTATTGCACCTATAATGGTTCTGAGAATGATGTTACCGCTTCCTCTAAAGGAATAATCGTGCTTGGGGGTGGTTCTTATCGTATTGGCAGTAGTGTTGAATTTGATTGGTGTTGCGTCAATGCTGTTAATACTGCGCGAACATTGGGGCATACTACCATCATGATAAATTGTAATCCAGAAACGGTGAGCACGGATTACGATGTCTGTGACAAGTTATATTTTGAAGAATTAAATTTTGAACGCGTACTTGACATTTACGAATTCGAACATCCTGATGGGATTATTATTAGTATGGGCGGACAAATTCCTAATAACCTTGCTCTCCCATTATATCAAGCTAATTGTCAAATTCTCGGAACTGCTCCTGTTAATATAGATCGAGCTGAAGATCGTCACAAATTTTCATCTCTTCTTGATAAATTAGGTATTGATCAACCTGCGTGGAAAGAGTTAACCACAATTACTCAAGCAATAGATTTTGCTCGTAGCGTTAAATACCCAGTATTGATTCGTCCTAGTTATGTATTAAGTGGTGCTGCCATGAAAGTAGTCTGGGATGATGCCTCTTTAGAAAAATATCTCACCTTTGCTACCCAACTAAGTCCAGATCATCCCGTGGTGATGAGTAAATTCATTGAAAATGCAAAAGAGATTGAAGTAGATGCAGTTGCTCAAAATGGAAGCGTAGTAATTTATGCCATTAGTGAACACATTGAAAATGCGGGTGTTCATTCTGGGGATGCCACACTGGTTCTTCCTGCCCAACGACTCTATGTTGAAACGATTCGCCGTATCAAAAAAATTATGAAAACGATTGCGCAAGAATTAAACATCACGGGTCCATTAAACATTCAATTTTTAGCGCATCGCAACCACGTCAAAGTAATAGAATGTAATGTTCGAGCATCGCGTAGTTTTCCATTCTGTTCTAAAGTGTTCAAACAAAATTTAATTGAGTATGCTACAAAAGTAATTTTAGGATATCCCGTGGACACACTCGAAAAATCACTTTTCGATCTCGATTATGTTGGTGTTAAAGCAGCGCAATTTAGTTTTTCAAGACTTAAAGGCGCAGATCCCGTTCTGGGAGTAGAAATGGCATCAACAGGAGAGACTGGTTGTATTGGTCCTGAATTAAGTGATGCATTTCTCAAAGCATTTATGAGTGTTGGATTTCGTATTCCTAAATCTTCCGTTTTTCTTTCTACCGGTCCTATTGAGAGTAAAGCCGAATTTCTTGAAAGTGCAAAAATGCTAGTAATAATGGGCTACGAACTGTATGCGAGTATTGGTACAGCAACATTTCTTCAAGAGAATGATCTTCCTGTAACTCTACTCCATTGGCCTACACAAGAAACGCAGCCCAACCTTCTCACCTACCTTGAACAAAAGAAAATTGATCTCATTATTAATATCCCTAAGAACAATCAACAAAAAGAGATAACGAATGGGTATCAGGTGCGACGACTTGCTACTGATCTCAACATTCCCTTGATTACAGATATTAAAATCGCGCGACAGATGGTTCTAGCTCTTGCGTATTATAAGACGCATGGACTGGATGTCAAAGCGTGGGAAGAGTATTGAATTTTTTAAAATTGATTCAGTCTTCGGTATTCTTCTCTTACTTGGTTTGCAAAATCTGCGGGACATGTAGCTTTAGTTAATTCAAAGAGGTGCGGCATAAACTCAAATCGGTTTCCATATACTTCTCTATAAGATCTTAATCCGGTCTGTAAATCAGAGGGTATTGTTCCCACATTACTCACGTAATTCCCCTCAATTGTTGCTTGGTCTGTATGATGATAGGTTGTAAGGTACTCATTAACGTTCATCGTATCCGGAAGTAAATCTGCAAGAAATCCAGCAAAATGGTATAGGTGTACAAATTGATGTGGTAAGCGTTGCTCTAAAGTTCTTAGTCTCATTTTTACGTCTCTTGTTTGAATTGATTGGTTCATGTTTCCCTCCGATTCGTTACTCAATCGTTGCGAAAGAGGTACTTTTAAATATTAGTTACTCCTGAAAGAAGGAGTAATGGAGAGATTAAAAGAATTAGGGTTAACTCAATACGAAATTGACATCTACAAAACACTCCTTAGTGAGGGTACTTTGATGGGTTCAAAGATTCATAAAATCAGTAAGGTTCCTCATGGTAAAACCTACGAATCGCTTGTTAAATTAGAAGAGAAAGGTCTGGTTATTGTTACTAAATGTAAACCAAAAGAATACACTGCCGTCAATCCTAAAACCGCTATTCAAAACTTAGTGAGATCACAAGTTGACTACTTACAAGACGTCAAAGAATCATCCATTCATGAACTTGAGAAACTGCGTAGCATTCGACCACTAAAAGAAGAAATGAGGGAGAAGATAAAGATTGGTGCTGGCAAGAAGTCTATTTTTCCTATAGTGTTGGATATGTATGAAACAGCAAAGAAGGAGGTGAAAGAAATTTTTACCTACGAAGTAAGACCATTTGCCCATATTCGAGTTGTAAATGAGGCTCTTAAGAGAGGGGTTAGAGTAAGGTTCTTGATTTCAAAGAAGCCTCAAGACTTAAAGCAACTTAAGGAAGATATAAGAGCAGGAATAGAGATTCGTTATTTTCCGATCGATGAATTACGTTTTGTCATTAAAGACGAGCAAGAATCTATCGAAACTTTAGTGAACCCTCGAGAGCGAAATGATCGCGTAAGTATTTACATTCAAAGTCCGGCATTATCAAAAGCGTTGAGTTCATATTTCGAAGAGATTTGGAAGAAAGCAGAAGTGCTGTCATAATTTTATATCTCCAAACAAATTTTGTCCAAAACCTGAAAAGAATATTGAGGATCATTGATTATCTTATTTTGGGATGTCTGTGTTTATAGCAAAGTTTATCATGAACAAAACATTCTTTCACCGTATTTTTCCATTAAAGAGGTTACTACTATGGGTGTTTCAAAAATAAGATTACCAAATGGATCTGCAATCTTTATCTGCGACAAATGCAAACAGGAACATCGCTTATACAGTCTTGCTGAGCTGTGTTGTGGCGAAGTATATGATCGCGAATCGTCAGTTCAATGAGTCATTAGTTTGTATTAAGAAAAACGAAAACATTTATCAATAAATTCTCTAAAAAATCCCTGCTAGATTTATGGGGCCGTAGTCTAGCTTGGTAGGATTTGCCCTTGGGGTGGGTAAGACCGGAGTTCGAATCTTCGCGGCCCCATTCCCCTTTACTATGAACAAAACCAAAATCAATCTTCTTGCAGCTGCAGGACTAGCTGGAACACTCATGGGGCTTTATGATCTCGTAGCAGTAACTTCAGTAAATCGTTCTCGACGCTATGATGCCATTCTTGCAGCCGATCGTTCTCTTCCAACTCTAGATCTTTCGTTTCATGTCACTCAAGATCCGCGTTGTGATAGTGATAAACAAAATAACGTAGATTCTCTACGTGCAAAAAGATCTTATGAAGTAAGTGTTGGCGGAAATTTTTACGCCATTTTTTGCATCGAAGAAATTTTAGCGAATGATGAAGCACCTTGGACTTTTACCAGAATAGGAGAAAAACTATCTTTGGGATACGAAGCGAGAAAATTATAACCTTAAACTCATTAATACTCTTTAAACATCTGTTATTAACTTTTAAGTAATAAATTTATAAAATAATCCTCGTTCTTCTCTCTTATGAATAAGCGTAAAATTGCTTTAGGTATGGTTGGATTAGGACTAGTTAGTGCATATAACTATCTTAACGATCAACCTATGCAACGTGCTCAGTCCAAAACAATTGGCGAACGTTACATCATTGCAGATCTTCATGCGCATCCTGCTCAAAATCAACCTGAATCAGATCTTGAGCAGATGCTACGAGCTCCGGGACTTGTTGCATTAACCGTACGAAAAGGAGTAGAAGATGCAACATTCAGCTATGAAGAAGCTGTTGCAAAGTTTAAAGATATTTCAGACTTTCAAGAAATTGAATCTGATCAACTTGCACGTCTAGGCGAAGGCTATTTTTTACGTTCACAGGAAATTGAAGTTGGTCCAAACGGTCAACATCATCTCGTCGTCTGGGGCTGGCAAGGAGAATATTTCGATTCAAAGAAATATACTACTGTTGATGAAACTATTCGTGATCTTCATTCACATGGTGCGTTTATTACGTTTGCTCATCCCTATTCCATTCAACAAGATTCTATCGTTGCGTTCAGACTACCAAATTCGCAAGCAGAAGAGGACGAAATTGATCGCATCTGCACATTGGTTGACGCTGTTGAAGTTCACAATGCCCATAATGTAAGACTCTACGTTCCATTGCTCATTGATAATATGCATGAAGCAAATGAACGCGCAGCAAAATTACAAATGAGTCATTGTCATGGAAAACGTGATCCTAACATTCCACTAATCCGTCTTGCAGGATCTGATGCGCATAATCTTGCAGAACAAGTAGGAATTGTCGGAGCAGGTATCCCTCAATCAATTCTGTTAAGTACCAGCTATCTTCAAGATCATCTTAAAGCAAATCCTTTTCCACAAGTTGTTGGCTCTCCAGAAAAAGGACCTTACGTGAGCAGATTTAGTTTTGTTAACGGAATATTTCTTCCCTAAAATTTTCTAAAACCATTCTCTGATCTTATGTTTAAACTGTTCATGCAACAGCCACAATACAAGTAGAATTGCGTCGATGTCAGGAGCATGAGGGTATAAATCCCATCCTCCGGTTGTAACAACGTGCATACCAAATGGCCATGCCCACGCTTTGAGTTCTGCTGGTTTAAAGAAAATATCAATGAGAATATGTGAAAGCCACCCAAACGACACGACACACGCAACCTGCATCCACCGCTGCTTTTTCAAATAGTAAAATACTAAACCTAACACTGCAAAAACTAACGGCCAGATAAAGCTGTGACTAAAACTACCATGAAAATCCACCTGTGAGCCAGTTATCCCTTCTACAATCCAACTCAAGACAATATCAGCGTCAGGTGCAAGACCTGCCAACCCTCCTATTAACACAACCCAGCTAGGAAACTTTTTGACACCAAAAAAATAATGTTGAAGAATCGAGAGAACAATCAACGGAACCAGAATATGTGTTACTGCATATGCCATAAAGAAAGATGCTTCTTTCCACTCTTAAAAGCTTTTTGTCCTGCCAAAATGGCCAAACTATATACTCTTTATTCCATAGTTATATATACTCCATCGCCTTTCTAAAAGTATTCCTAGAGATTTATCTATACTCTTTAGGGAGAGTCACAATTAAGAAAAATATAATTGAGTAGATTCACCGTGGCTCTCGAAGAATGTTATAGATAAATCAACTTTTTTTAGTCTTTATGGTACGGTTCATTGTTCATAATAGTGAATGCTCGATATAACTGTTCCACAAAGATGAGTCGAACAAGTTGAGTGGGAAATGTCATCAAAGAAAGAGAAACCTTATCTTGACATTGGCTCAAAACATCTTTAGGGATGCCTTCGGCAGGACCTATCACAAACGTAAGGTCTTTGTGATTCATCGTTAACCGTTGGATTTTTTTAGAGAAGTCAGGTGAAGTATATTGCGTACCATGTTCATCCAACGCGATGACATACCCTTGCAATACGCCTACCTTCTCTACTTCTTTATATTCGATCTTAGTATATTTTTCTAACCGTCCAACAAATTCTGCTATACCTTCTTTGACAAATGACTGACGGGTTTTTCCTACAGCAACAATACGAATCATAATTTCATAAGGGATTTCGCAATACATAAATATTCCCTTTTCTTCACTTTATTCATGTATCCTTGGTCACATTTCCTCTTTCCTTTCGTAATAGGGTTAATTCTTACCAAAACGGACCATTTCACACTTCCTCTTGCGTTACTGGCAGGAATCATTGGCGCACTCGTTGATCTCGATCATTATATTGAACATATTGTCTATGCCAAAACCAATCGCTTCTCTCTCAAAGCGACTTGGAATAATTCCATCAAACTGCACAGATTCGAACAACGTAGTTTCATTCATTATTCTCTTGGCGCGTTGTGGATTAGTCTCTTCTTATTGGTATTATCCCGAATCAATCTTATGGTTGCAGCTGCGTTGGCATTAGGGTATTACTCTCACTTACTTCTCGATCTTCCTCATTTTGAAAGCGCCAAGAAGCTCAAAATCAAACTCTTTCATCTCTATTTGCAGGAACCATTAGTAGAAATTTTGTTTGATGTTGTGTTAGTGGGTATTGTTTTTACTAATCTACTTCTCTAAGAAAAAACATGGACCTGGCGAGACTTTCGAGCTAGCTTCATACAAAGCCAATCAGTCGAACTCGCGTCACACCGCTGCCAGCGGTGTATAATAGCCGTTATACAACAGGCCCATAATTTTATCCAACCCTGTTTCCTTTAAAAATCTTCACCCAATATTGTCTGTTTTGGAAACCTTAATAATCTCTAAAAATCTCCCTAATCCATGAAAGAGGTTGTCCGTAAAGAAGCACTCACTAATCTTGATCAACTTATTGTATTTCTACGTACTTGGCCAAATGTTAACATTGAAGTGCTCAAAGCACTAAGTGATAAAGGTATTGAAAATGTTGCTTTATACAAAAATTTAGATATTATCTCTATTACTGTTCTTACCTATTCACTCTACAAGCTTATTCCCTCAATAAATTCTCAAGAAATAATAACTAATCTCATCATCGAATTAGAAAAAGCTCGTAATGCTTTAGCAAAACGTGATCTTCCAAAATATAACTTGCCCATGAAAAAAGCGTTCACTTTAGTTCAAAGTGTTCATGGTGAGGTTCGTGAACATCTTCAAGATGTGTTAGCTGCCGCCCGTATCAAAAAAGGTACTGCATTGCTTGAACACGGTCTCTCCATTGGGCAAGCCGCAGGATTGATGGGTCTTTCTAACTGGGATCTTCAAGAATACGCAGCAAAAACCACTGCATTAGGAATTCATGTCACCATTCCGGTTGAAAAACGACTTAAGAATGCGTTTAAACTCTTCAACCTGTAACCAATCTTTAAAGAAAACAAGTACAATTAGGATAATGTAGGTAATACCCATGAAAGAAAAAGTTATTTTTTTTGACACAGGACCAATTATCTCATTAATTACCTCACGGATGAGTTTTATTCTCCCTGAAATTAAAAAACAATATAATGGTCGTTTCTATATCACACCGGCGGTCAAATTAGAACTCATCGATCGCCCCCTTACCATGAATCGCTACAAATTTGAAGCACTCCAAGTCCTCAAATTACTTCGCGACGGAGTGTTAGAATTATACGAAGATGTACCTAAACCCACAGTACGAAAACTCATTACTCTTGCGAACACTTCTTTTTACGCTGAAGGTAAATCCCTTGATGTGTTACAAGAAGGAGAAATAGAATCCGTGGCGTGTGCTCTTAAAATAAATGCTGACGCAGTCATTGTTGATGAGAGGGCATTACGTTGGTTTATTGAAGATAGTAAAGGTTTGCAAGGACTATTCTCCTCACGATTTAAGAAACCAATCACCACCAATGAAGCAAATATCCAAGAATTCTCAACTTCCCTCAAAGACATCTCTATCTTTCGTTCTATTGAGTTAGTTTGTGTTGCCTACAAATTAGGTTCATTTAAAGACTACAAACCTGATCTGCGTAATCCTAATTCGGTGTTACTTGATGCGTTGCTTTGGACTATAAAATCAAATGGCTGCGCAGTAAGTGAAGAAGAACTTGAAGATATGAAAAGATATCTTCTTAATTAATTTTTAACAATTCTGCTTATTTATCAACAATCTAACTTAAATCGCTTCTGTAATTCTTTAAGTTGGGTTTTAGTCAATTCAAAGTCTTCAATAAATGGCTTACAAAGAATCCCTGGCTGTTCTTGTATGGTTTTTTCAATTTCCTCCAAAGTCATCATTTTCACT is part of the Candidatus Woesearchaeota archaeon genome and encodes:
- the carB gene encoding carbamoyl-phosphate synthase (glutamine-hydrolyzing) large subunit, with the translated sequence MPSAQRNSSIRKVLLLGSGGLKIGQAGEFDYSGSQAIKALKEEGIEVILINPNIATIQTSQGMADKTYFLPLTIEFIEEVIKKERPDSLLLSFGGQTALNCGVELYTKGILEKYHVTVLGTPVETIMVTEDRDLFVKKLNEIGVKSPRSLAVSSVDTAILAAQNIGYPVMVRAAYALGGMGSGICRNEDELITRCQNSFAQSPQVLIEEWLGGWKEIEYEVVRDNANNCITVCNMENLDPLGIHTGESIVVAPSQTLTNTEYHLLREVALKVIRHLGIVGECNIQYALDPYSQQYRVIEVNARLSRSSALASKATGYPLAYVAAKLAIGYTLPQITNRITQKTQSCFEPALDYIVVKIPRWDLQKFENVDTRIGTEMKSVGEVMAIGRSFPEALQKALRMLGTGLEGIVANSYSTSNILVELENPTDKRILAVAQALEEGWGIERVHELTKIDCWFLEKIHSIVSIKKNLTFSYPLNSDFSEILLEAKRHGFSDTQIATILGLTPLVVRTLRKSYNILPVVKQIDTLAAEFPSSTNYLYCTYNGSENDVTASSKGIIVLGGGSYRIGSSVEFDWCCVNAVNTARTLGHTTIMINCNPETVSTDYDVCDKLYFEELNFERVLDIYEFEHPDGIIISMGGQIPNNLALPLYQANCQILGTAPVNIDRAEDRHKFSSLLDKLGIDQPAWKELTTITQAIDFARSVKYPVLIRPSYVLSGAAMKVVWDDASLEKYLTFATQLSPDHPVVMSKFIENAKEIEVDAVAQNGSVVIYAISEHIENAGVHSGDATLVLPAQRLYVETIRRIKKIMKTIAQELNITGPLNIQFLAHRNHVKVIECNVRASRSFPFCSKVFKQNLIEYATKVILGYPVDTLEKSLFDLDYVGVKAAQFSFSRLKGADPVLGVEMASTGETGCIGPELSDAFLKAFMSVGFRIPKSSVFLSTGPIESKAEFLESAKMLVIMGYELYASIGTATFLQENDLPVTLLHWPTQETQPNLLTYLEQKKIDLIINIPKNNQQKEITNGYQVRRLATDLNIPLITDIKIARQMVLALAYYKTHGLDVKAWEEY
- a CDS encoding TrmB family transcriptional regulator, producing MERLKELGLTQYEIDIYKTLLSEGTLMGSKIHKISKVPHGKTYESLVKLEEKGLVIVTKCKPKEYTAVNPKTAIQNLVRSQVDYLQDVKESSIHELEKLRSIRPLKEEMREKIKIGAGKKSIFPIVLDMYETAKKEVKEIFTYEVRPFAHIRVVNEALKRGVRVRFLISKKPQDLKQLKEDIRAGIEIRYFPIDELRFVIKDEQESIETLVNPRERNDRVSIYIQSPALSKALSSYFEEIWKKAEVLS
- a CDS encoding metal-dependent hydrolase; protein product: MAYAVTHILVPLIVLSILQHYFFGVKKFPSWVVLIGGLAGLAPDADIVLSWIVEGITGSQVDFHGSFSHSFIWPLVFAVLGLVFYYLKKQRWMQVACVVSFGWLSHILIDIFFKPAELKAWAWPFGMHVVTTGGWDLYPHAPDIDAILLVLWLLHEQFKHKIREWF
- a CDS encoding 23S rRNA (pseudouridine(1915)-N(3))-methyltransferase RlmH — translated: MYCEIPYEIMIRIVAVGKTRQSFVKEGIAEFVGRLEKYTKIEYKEVEKVGVLQGYVIALDEHGTQYTSPDFSKKIQRLTMNHKDLTFVIGPAEGIPKDVLSQCQDKVSLSLMTFPTQLVRLIFVEQLYRAFTIMNNEPYHKD
- a CDS encoding metal-dependent hydrolase; protein product: MYPWSHFLFPFVIGLILTKTDHFTLPLALLAGIIGALVDLDHYIEHIVYAKTNRFSLKATWNNSIKLHRFEQRSFIHYSLGALWISLFLLVLSRINLMVAAALALGYYSHLLLDLPHFESAKKLKIKLFHLYLQEPLVEILFDVVLVGIVFTNLLL